The following DNA comes from Ascaphus truei isolate aAscTru1 chromosome 1, aAscTru1.hap1, whole genome shotgun sequence.
AACACTATAGTTagctaaaaatgttttatttttactgctcatagaaataaaaaaatacacagagGTAGAAAGGACAACCTCAAATCATGGGCATATTCTATCAAGAAAAAACACAGGAAGTAATCCcaggtgtgtctctctcccagtagTAGACAATGTTATAAAACAAGGAGTAAAAGGGGAAAAACAATCCGTAAGGCAATGTGCCAAATACAGTCAATTGGAGATCATCCTAATAAGGGACGTATATCAGAAACAGGATCTATAAGCAAAAAACACAGTCAATAGGTAAAAAATGCAAAATATGAAATCATTAGTTGATCAAAAGGAGCGCCCCCATCCTCTACTGTGAGAGCGGGGAAGACTATTGTCTGTACTAGTTATATAATAAAGTTTCCACAAGATGAACCATATAAATAGAGAAGTATAAAACAAGTCAAATGTGGCAATTAAAGTCACTGCTGCGGCACACCAGATAAAGTATGTACATTTTTTACTtggatattttatttttatggtctTTGTCATGAACGTGGAGTGATATCGTGGGTAGATAATTTCTAGTAATAGTGTACGTATGGTCCCAGGGTTACAGTATCTAACACAGGGAGGCCGAGTTTCATGATACCCCATATGATGTTGTCGTTATGTTTTTGTATGTCAGCAACATATTCTGCACggataacaaaaaaaaagtgtacatATAAGTTAATACAAATAGGAAGAAGGTCACTTCTTCAACCAGCTTACAATGTAAAATGGTAGGGAGTGGACACAtcatgaagtgtgtgtgtgtgtgtgtgtgtgtgtgtgtgtgtgtgtgtgtgtgtgtgtgtgtgtgtgtgtgtatgtatgtatgagtgagaggaggtggggaAGTTGCTTCACATGGGTTTTTCCATGAACTTGGGGCCTCTGATTACGCAGTTTTACAATGAAAGTAAAAGAAAGAAGGAACGTGTTAATGAGTCATTACTTGTATAATCTACACAATGATCTTGGCTTTAATTAATGAACAGCTGTTTTTACCACTAACCTTGTATGCCTTATGGTGTGGCTTCAGTAACCTCATCTCACGAGGTATCTTTTTGTAAATATATTAAAGTTTCCCGTGAGTGTTCACATACTGTCGTTCATGCTTCTTGTTTGTGTAAATGTActcaataaaatatataaaaatcttatatttttttattgcaaGTTAAAATTTGCTTTAAAATGCTTATGAATAATAACTGCAAAAAAGCAAAATATTTCAGCATTTACATGATGATACAATTCTCTCTATAAGGCACCGCACTTCTTTTTGCATCAAATTGTGTATGGTCAGGAAATACCTTAAACATttaagtttcttacatctgacttGTCCTGAGCAAAGATGTTACTGCCACCTCATCCCTGGCATATCTAGGTATCAAAAGGAGAGATGGAAACTGTACTATTTTATGATGCAAGCGAATACAATCTTTTCTAGTGCTGATCAGAACAACCTCCTCTCCTCATTTGTCCAAAACCCACTCACCAAAATGTTCAGATACAAGCCGAGCAAATTTGACTGAAAGCACCTTGATACATCGATGCACAGGGATGCAACATGAAACTGACACAGCCTCAACTGAAAGTCATAATGTTCTTTTGCAACCCTCGATACATATCCCACCAAATTTGCTAGTGTTTCAGTTTTCCAGCCACTTATGTCAACAATGTTGAATGTTCACAAATTTAGCATACAAACAAACTAAAATGAATAATTTATTTAGCACTTCTGTATCTGTATAGCCAGAGTATGGAAAATATACTTCTCTAGCAGATTtgataaattaaaaacaatttgtcTTATGACTGCTGAAAATGGCTAGGTGGATCAAATTTTAAATGATTCACATATCAAGGAAAAATCAGCAGTAGGAATTCATGTTAATCAAACAAGTACTGTGTCTACCAACCCGTGATAGTTTTTCCTAAGAATATATTGGGGAATCTAATAATTCAGCTAAAAATAGTGgacatcataataaaaatgttcatGAGCAATGAAGTAGAAATAATCTTTGAAAAGTGCTTTCAAAGAtaaactttttttccccttcattaTAGTTCACTTCCATATAAAATGCCAGTAGacttcaataaaaaataatccatATCCAATAATGGTCTCCTGGAGATTATTATGAAAGATGATCTTGACTTACTAAAAAATCTCCAACTTGTCAGAAACCCAAATATAATTATTCAATTCCCCTCCTAATCATCTTCAAACATTTCACCTGCTATTGCAGCTTCTAAAGCTGCAAGAGCTTCAGCCACATCTGCGTCCACAACATCATCAGGATAAATTTCCTTACTAAAATGTTTCTTGGTTGAGTTTCTCTTCATGCCCTCTGTTGAATTTCTTAGAAGCATGAGGGCCACCACAGAAGGCTCATTTGGCGTCATACTTGGACCACTGTGTGTCAATGATACGCTGGATCTATGCTCATTTATATATCCTTGTGGAGGTTCTCCACCAGATTTCTGTAAATATCGGTGATCAGAATACACAGTAGAAAAGTAAGAGTTACGTGTGCAGTCAAAGTGTTCGAACGTTAGATCATCATTTTGCACATCTAGCATTGCACTCTCAGTAAGGGAATTATTTTCCTGTGTGGCTTCATGTTGAATGCATTCAGGTTCTTCTGAGGGTAGTTCTATATTAGTGTCTTGGTCAAAGCCATGTTGGTAAGGAGGATTTTTTGACTGTAATCTATTTCCAATACTTGGATAATCAAACTCACGAGAACTCCGAGTGTTTTCTTTGATTTCTCCATTTAGGTTGAAATGTAGAATAGGGTATGGAGAAGCGTAAACAGTTGGTCCCTTGGAATCAGCCTCGCCATTTTTAACTTTGGTCTTTTCAGTTACATTGTATGCATCTTGTGAACCAGTGACTCTGTCATGATCGATTATTTTCAGGTCTTCATTCTTACGTTCACTGATCTTTATGGTTTGGGATTTGCTGATGTCATGCTCACTCAGCGTGTAGCTGTGGGCTTCATTGACATATCCATTTGATTGTGGTTCTTCTGGATTAAACATACAACTGAACAAAAATAGTTAGATTGTAGTTACCAAACACTTATAGTAATGGTTCAACTTCATTAAATATTATTCACCTAGCACATTTGATTAAGTTATGGGATACAATTGAAACATAATTTGTGAAAGAGAAGAGAACTTTGAGGAGCACAGGTGGAATTTGTTTACTTgtattaacatgccatttaattaGGTCAAAACATTGAGATTGTGTCCGGTAAAGTAAAGAAACAaagaaaccccccacccccctatttGATTTGTTATAAAACTGGCAAGCAATTTTGAAAGAGACATTTCAAACAATGGCAGCACTTATACTGCATTTTGTCTCCATCCAGCCTTAAACTATCTGCAGTACTGTGGGCGATAAATAGAAGCTTAGCTCTGTGCAATGTGATCCGGTGGGTTAGGTTAGTCTGACGTGCTACAATGTAACAAACATACTGTACTAAAATGTATCTATGGAATCCTGTATTTGTGCAACCAGTGAATACTAAAATATTGATTGCATggctgtttaaaaaatatatatatatatttttagaggCAATTCATGCTGggttctcccctcccccattttttTATTCTGGGTTTTCTATACAAGATTGGGGATTCTGCTTTCAGAGATACATAGCTCTAAAGTGggagccggtatctcctgcagtttaaagctcctgcatcacatgggccaataggaagctgcacaggATTAGGTCACaccttcttattggcccgcaagGCCCGGGAGCATTGGAAATCATCCATAATATGAACCcgggagcagctaccggcacccactacggaggtaaataaaccagaataaaaaaaatgggggggggggggaaatccagCATGAATTGTCTctttaaatgtgtgtataatatcTCACATTACTGACCCACATACTCTTGTAACATATTTAACATGCAGCCacttacaatattttatattttatatttgtaaaaaatcatacaaaaaaaaacaaacgacAATTTCATCATACCCTACCTGCTCAGAATTCTACAGCAATTGCACCCCATCTGGATTATTGCACTTAATACCTGCAAGTGAAGAAAATGATCATTTTTAGTTCCACAGGGtcaaaaaacataataaaagaaGTGTGCATAAATCAATGTGACTTTACGCAGTTGCTCTTCTGATGTGGAGAGACTTCATTTACACGGGGCCATATATCTGCTAACCTGCGCTCCTCCATATGACATGTCTTGGTGCCAGAAGACACGTTATtgtccattcaagtgaatgtgcCAAAAGggttctctctgtgctggaaggGGTCTTATGGAACACCATTGTTAGTACATGGCCTTTAGTTATCCCAAACACTGAAACTTAATTTAAGCCATACACCATCCTACAGAAGTTTGtcaccatgtttttttttttttttagggtgcaGCCTCACATTAAATCAAGAACAAAGAGATAACCAACATgtcagagaagaagagagagccATGTAAAAGCTAtatttgaatgtcatttcccacaaacccttgctgcactggaagcactgtatgctaggagataatggggaaaagtagGGTTGCAGACCGGAGATGTCAATGTGCTCATGAAAATATCACGTATTTGctaaaatacattaatacattttgtttatataatttaacCCTTTGAATGCTGGCATGGCTGCATCAGCGTGCCACGGCCCCACCTGCCCTCGCGATCACGTGGCCGCTTTTCCAAAGTGATCTTGTGATCGCTCCTGCACAGATGATGTAAAAGAAGGAGGAGTCCTCCTCTTCCTGTAAGAACACATTCTGGAATGTGATCTCCCCTACAAAAATGACCCATTAGATTTTGATGTACAGTAGCTACCAAGTCATGAGGCAGGGGCCGTGACAAAGTAGCTACGTTTGTGGGCACTCAAAGAGTTAAAGTAATCTTAATACTATCCGATTCTTAACTGTCAGCAAAATATATTACACATACTTCATGGATACAAGCCCATGTCTTATACTTCTTCTTAATAAGTGATTCATATACATTTTAAAGAATAACTTGATAAATCCTTAGCTTTTAATATAGACTCAAATTCCGGTGTAAACAATGTTAATAGAACTATAACTCCAAGATAATGTATATAATAAGCATGATTGCCCTTATCAGAATAAATATTGCAACCAATAAAAACAAATCTGGGCtagtgaaataaattacaatgcaCTTTATCATTAGGCCCATtccatgtatttggggtgtatttaatatatgtgttggggtattttatatatgtattgggggggtgttggggtattttatatatgtattgggggggttggggtattttatatatgtactgaGGGGTGCTCCATGGGCCtaaggggggaacggagctgtcaACTGGGGGGGAATCTGAACAGGGGGGGGCGCATTCATGTGAAGGGGGAGGACCGGATTGATgtgagcgggggagaaagggagaggggggagagaggggaatgggaagagagagaggggggagcggagagagaggatgaacagagagaggagggggggagcggagagagagggggatcggGAAAATTAattcccgggcaacgccgggtatatcagctagcagtctataattgacattagcatcttTGTGCTATGTGCTTTCTGACAATTGGTCTTAGGgatgatttgttcctataaagtacacctacatTGGAATAGGTTTTggggatgtcagagtatcaatatgcaacccaaatgttaaatggaagtCAAGCCATATGCACAGAcacttaaaactagtgacaggggctaagatggtgttagagttggttctaatctgtagctctgttggtagctttagaaatttagccaaGTGCCCCTGCTATAGctttctactggcctcaacactataagtcctgataggaacaggcagtgttggggttaaactcctatGCAGGGcttagcctgcagttgcagcctggatagatACTATGCtgcttatccaggggcaggcttAAACCGGCAGTTAGAGTGTCATatctggggagggtactgactgggtcacatgtatatggtctGAGGCCTGCCAGTacctagacctgccctgttatggggcggttacaagccctccccccccccggtataAAAGTGGAAACTCTACCAAATTGTGTGGTGCGATACCCTTCTCCCTGCAAGAGGGTTAAGGAGATTAGGAGGGGCTCTGGGGGCCTCGAGCCCCTGGGGTCAGCTCCAGAGCTGGGAGGATAACCATGCGGTCATGCAATAAAGCTACAGTTGGACTCACTATGATGTGTAGTTATTGGAGAGAAGGATTGCCCGTGAGGACCATCCTGCATCTTGCAGGATCCttatgggatggaggcgctgcacagtagAACTAAGAGAAAGCCTGTCCAGTTGCTGCTCCAAAATAACACCAGTGGAGTCCTCAGGCATTCTGTACCACAcaggtgagctcacagcaccagggaacacacccatgtagtggccagattttctatgggggggagacaggtgctacatttggaggcattGCTGCGATGAGCAACAGGGATGGCAAAGTATGGCTGGTAGACCCGCTGAAGGAGAAGTGAATGGGGGCACTCACCGTATCCAGGCCAGAGAGTTCCCAGTTGGTTGCTAGCGTAGTACAACTGGATGGTACCCGCTCACGATGCAGCCCCACCCGCTGCCGCATGAGAGGTGCCTGAACCGCACTGTATCAAGGCCATCGTTTTACCTTGTCAGGGACGTCATGCAGATCTGAGAAGTGTCTGAACTACTATGTGTGCCTGATTTGCGGTTGCTTGGGAGGCGAAATAGGAGACGACGCCTGTTGCCTACGGTGTGATGTGGCCTATTTGCAACCATGGCTGCTGGCCTGTGGCCAGCCTCATCTCCCGCAGAGGTGGGGAGTCGGGTCCAACTGATCCATAAGCTCCAGCGAGTGGCGGAGACTTCCTCTGTGGACACAGAGGGGGACTTCCTGACCATACTCTCCGACCTCTTCCACTCTGGCCACGACGCTTCCCGCATTGCCT
Coding sequences within:
- the PGCKA1 gene encoding PDCD10 and GCKIII kinases-associated protein 1 isoform X2 gives rise to the protein MGCNCCRILSSCMFNPEEPQSNGYVNEAHSYTLSEHDISKSQTIKISERKNEDLKIIDHDRVTGSQDAYNVTEKTKVKNGEADSKGPTVYASPYPILHFNLNGEIKENTRSSREFDYPSIGNRLQSKNPPYQHGFDQDTNIELPSEEPECIQHEATQENNSLTESAMLDVQNDDLTFEHFDCTRNSYFSTVYSDHRYLQKSGGEPPQGYINEHRSSVSLTHSGPSMTPNEPSVVALMLLRNSTEGMKRNSTKKHFNMPGMRWQ
- the PGCKA1 gene encoding PDCD10 and GCKIII kinases-associated protein 1 isoform X1, giving the protein MGCNCCRILSSCMFNPEEPQSNGYVNEAHSYTLSEHDISKSQTIKISERKNEDLKIIDHDRVTGSQDAYNVTEKTKVKNGEADSKGPTVYASPYPILHFNLNGEIKENTRSSREFDYPSIGNRLQSKNPPYQHGFDQDTNIELPSEEPECIQHEATQENNSLTESAMLDVQNDDLTFEHFDCTRNSYFSTVYSDHRYLQKSGGEPPQGYINEHRSSVSLTHSGPSMTPNEPSVVALMLLRNSTEGMKRNSTKKHFSKEIYPDDVVDADVAEALAALEAAIAGEMFEDD